The sequence below is a genomic window from Hyperolius riggenbachi isolate aHypRig1 chromosome 7, aHypRig1.pri, whole genome shotgun sequence.
AAgtcgacctgatggggaactatgcTACTGGTATCCCATTGGACTCCCTTATGTGGCCACTCCTCTCCAAGTTTAAATCGGCTGGCCGCGGTGGCTTTAGACACTTCTATGTGCCGGAAACTCCCCCTGTCTCAAACATCCACCCACCACTCGGTGGACCTGATGGCAGACAGTGTGGAGTCACGTGTGGCGGTGTGACGTATCCCATCATCGCCGCCCACTCCAGCCGGCAACCAATGACGAGAGCGGTGACAGAGTCAGCGCTCATCGTCATAGATGGAATGCGGAAGTGGTTCGCCCTGTGAATGCCGATGTAAACATACAAGTATCTAAATACTTCACAATTCTTAAATAATCAACAATGGTCggtgaaaggatatgtaggtatatatatatatatatatatatatatatatatatatattagtatatagatcaatttcatatacaagtatACATGTATCTGATCAATGTGATATTAGAGTGATATTAGAATGTCAGAACAACCAGCCATACATCTCTACATCtctcacatctgtgcaggaagagctggctgtaTGAAACCCAGAATAGTCAAATTCTCTCTGGTAAATCCCCTGAGTGTCCCTGGGAAAGCGGCGGTATGGTCATAAATAACAtatttccccgtgatcattgaactgtgtcatttcttgtaaatcacatgactttctgtaattatggtgacatatgatgatatactacGCATGAGCAAAACCCTGTATTCAGTAGGATATAGGTAAGGTAGTGAAGTAAAGAACTAGCATATTGTGTGCTCacattctgtgtctgtgtgtgttctgttaaccattttatgtcctggcgccaggaactTAAGTAGTCTAAAATATCTGATATCTGACAAGGCCGTAGCCTGAAGTTAAATGTAACCACTCCTTTCAGCTGAGGGCTCGCCGTGGATGGTCTTCTTCAGAATTCACGTAAGTAATATGACTATatttctctttttgtttttttaaagagagaggtgtctatattatttatgtgaaatttctgttgataccaaaacgaatccggttttggagtttgtgttttttgatagtaTAATTTTAATTATATAGGTTAtaaggtttttatttattttagtttaaaaaaaaaaaatagtagggAGACGGGACTTTTTGTAAGTCTATTGGGCTTCTCTTAGTAGGTCTAagggaaatatagattttttgggaaaaatctaaTAAATTTGAAGTCTGATCAACTTTAACCAGttcgcgtccctggggttttccccctaaaaaatctgaacaattttctacatttcacactcctcccattcatacgccaataactttatcactacttatcacacataaattatctataccttgtttttttcgccaccaattaggctttctttgggtggtacattttgctaagaactattttatttATCTATGTATTATAATGGAAATATGgtgaagaaaatgtaaaaagtaattttcccttagtttgcagccattatagtttgaaaataaaaagtgttgcTAAAGATTAAACCCTCACATTTTATTTGACCttgtgtcctggttattacaacatttaaattatgttcctagtacaatgtatggcgacaatattttatttggaaatgaaggtgtattttttccattttttgtttttgcttttctcATTGTagttatcagtaattaaaagccagtATTTGTATTATATAACAGTAACACGACCTCATGgtgtacatatttaaaaagctaagtccctaaggtaacaatgtatgtattctcttttcaattctgttacttttctttctttttacaaatgttttacttTGGCACAGcgtatataaaaataataattatattgcttttgattcagtttgtcatgAAAAGAAAGTCAGTTGACATAGGCCTTAGCCCTAATATACCTCAAattgtattctcttgcttgtcacggttaaaatgataccccatataCATAATCAGGTAGCTATTTGGGCGCACAGCAGCCTCTTAACCACGAGTAGCACCAATgactttttcaaggccatttttttcacCAGATGTAACATTGTCATTCTTTCTTATCAAAGCCCCTACAGCATCAGAACATTCAATAcaagtcacaaatgtcaccattctgaaaactagagatccAGGTCTACTCAAATATTGCCATTTTGTAACAGTCGCACTTATGCATTTTTCATGAAATTTGAACGTAACGttgaaaatgctgtttttttacagtttttttcactTTGCAACGAAAATAAAGTCAGTTGACATAGGCCTTAGCCCTAATATACCTCAAATTGTATTCTCTTgcatgtcacggttaaaatgataccccatataCATAATCAGGTAGCTATTTGGGCTCACAGCAGCCTCTTAACCACGAGTAGCACCAATgactttttcaaggccatttttttcacCAGATGTAACATTGTCATTCTTTCTTATCAAAGCCCCTACAGCATCAGAACATTCAATACaagccacaaatgtcaccattctgaaaactagagacccaggtctACTCAAATATTGCCATTTTGTAACAGTCGCACTTATGCATTTTTCATGAAATTTGAACGTAACGttgaaaatgctgtttttttacagtttttttcactTTGCAACGAAAATAAAGTCAGTTGACATAGGCCTTAGCCCTAATATACCTCAAattgtattctcttgcttgtcacggttaaaatgataccccatataCATAATCAGGTAGCTATTTGGGCGCACAGCAGCCTCTTAACCACGAGTAGCACCAATgactttttcaaggccatttttttcacCAGATGTAACATTGTCATTCTTTCTTATCAAAGCCCCTACAGCATCAGAACATTCAATAcacgtcacaaatgtcaccattctgaaaactagagacccaggtctACTCAAATATTGCCATTTTGTAACAGTCGCACTTATGCATTTTTCATGAAATTTGAACGTAACGTTGAAAATGctgttttttacagtttttttcactTTGCAACAAAAATAAAGTCAGTTGACATAGGCCTTAGCCCTAATATACCTCAAATTGTATTCTCTTgcatgtcacggttaaaatgataccccatataCATAATCAGGTAGCTATTTGGGCTCACAGCAGCCTCTTAACCACGAGTAGCACCAATgactttttcaaggccatttttttcatcagatgtaacattgtcattctttcttatcaaagcccctacagcatcagaacattcaatacacgtcacaaatgtcaccattctgaaaactagagacccaggtctACTCAAATATTGCCATTTTGTAACAGTCGCACTTATGCATTTTTCATGAAATTTGAACGTAACGTTGAAAATGctgttttttacagtttttttcactTTGCAACGAAAATAAAGTCAGTTGACATAGGCCTTGGCCCTAATATACCTCAAATTGTATTCTCTTgcatgtcacggttaaaatgataccccatataCATAATCAGGTAGCTATTTGGGCGCACAGCAGCCTCTTAACCACGAGTAGCACCAATgactttttcaaggccatttttttcacCAGATGTAACATTGTCATTCTTTCTTATCAAAGCCCCTACAGCATCAGAACATTCAATAcacgtcacaaatgtcaccattctgaaaactagagacccaggtctACTCAAATATTGCCATTTTGTAACAGTCGCACTTATGCATTTTTCATGAAATTTGAACGTAACGTTGAAAATGctgttttttacagtttttttcactTTGCAACGAAAATAAAGTCAGTTGACATAGGCCTTAGCCCTAATATACCTCAAATTGTATTCTCTTgcatgtcacggttaaaatgataccccatataCATAATCAGGTAGCTATTTGGGCTCACAGCAGCCTCTTAACCACGAGTAGCACCAATgactttttcaaggccatttttttcacCAGATGTAACAGTGTCATTCTTTCTTATCAAAGCCCCTACAGCATCAGAACATTCAATAtatgtcacaaatgtcaccattctgaaaactagagactcagGTCTACTCAGATATTGCCATTTTGTAACAGTCCGACTGATGCGGTTTTCATGAAATTTGAacataactttgaaaatgctgttttttacagtttttttttcacttttgtcaTGAAAATAAAGTCAGGTGACATAGGCCTTAGCCCTAATACATGTCAAATACAtacgtatattatatatattatttacgTCAAATTCTATCTTGCTTTTCAAgattaaattggtacctctttagcTTTCTGGGTGCATAGTACACCATTACACTCAAGGTGTGCAATGACTTGTAATGTACAGCAAGGTTATGTAATGTACAGCATACATATATGATTACTAAATGACAAATAAATTATAACTCACCACTGGAGATCTATGAGGCAGCATTAAATGGGAGGGATGAATTGAGCCAATCCAGGAGTAAGAAGCTGGAGAAGGGTAGTCAGCCAAGCCAGGGTCAGAAACCGGAGAATGGTCATCAGCCAATCCATGGGTCAgaaaccagagaataatcgtcaGCCAATCCAAGGGTCAGAAGCCGGAGAATGGTCGTCAGCCAATCCAGGGGTCAGAAACCAGAGAATGATCGTCAGCCAATCCAAGGGTCAGAAACCGGAGAATGATCGTCAGCCAATCCAGGGGTCATAAATCGGAGAATGGTCGTCAGCCAATCCAGGGGTCATAAATCGGAGAATGGTCGTCAGCCAATCCAGGGGTCGGAAACCAGATGACAAAATGTATATAGTGAACACAGTTTGAAAAAGATGAATCGCTAATAATTTTGAACTGTGTGGTACACTTCAAAACAGCTGTTAACACAGAGGCCTGGTTTTGATGGGCACTTAGGGCAGTGGTATCTGGAGTCCCTTCTGATGTGGTGTTTGGTACACACTTTACATCTtttttgagaatatttttttaatgGATTAGAGGGGAGTGACACAGGGAAATGCCTATCACGAAGTCTTACCACATCTTCACATTCCAGAGAGTCTGTGGGGTGCGCAGTATTAGCAGGTTCACCAATCAGTGCTGAAACCACATCCTCCTGGAACTTAATGTATGTGTCCGCATTGCCCGATTCTTTGTAGATGACAAAAGCATTGTATAATGTCATCTGCAGGAGATGAATTCCGACTTTTTTGTACCACGCCTTGGTTTTTCGGTGGACTGCATATGGTGCAAGCACCTGATCAGAGAGGTCGACACCCCCCATGTACTTGCTGTACTCTGCAATGGCTACTGGCTTTTTTTGCGTTTCTCCCTGAGATACCGTTGTCACTGTAGCCTCCGTGTGAATTGTGGACAACATGagtacgtccctcttgtcccggtATTTTAGTGCCAAGAGTTCATTACTTCGGAGGCTGAAGGACTCTCCCTTTTGCAATTTTTTGTGTAGGACCTGCTGAGGCATTGCTTTCCTGTTCGGCCTCACAGTACCACAGGCTGGAGTTTCAGATGCATACAGGAATTTAAAAAGCGGTACACTTGTGTAGAAATTATCTACGTACAAGTGGTACCCTTTGTGCAGAAATGGATTAAGCAGGTCCACAACAATTTTTCCGGTGGTACCCAAGTATGATgggcatccagcgggctcaagcaGACTGTCTTTCCCTTCATATACATTAAAAGCATATGTATATCCAGTCCTGCTCTCGCAAACCTTATATAGCTTAACCCCATACCTGGCACGTTTGCTGGGGATGTACTGTTTAATGGCTAACCTGCCATGGAAGGGAACCAGGGACTCATCCACTGAAATGTTTTGCTCAGGCATGTATACCTCACAAAACTTCTTGTTGAGGTGATTGAGAAGAGGCCATATTTTAAATAAGCGGTCACGGTCTGGGTCATCAGAGGGGAGATCGTTATCATTATTGTTAAAATGCAGAAATCGCATGAGCATTTGATAACGGCCCCTGGTCATTGTTGCCCGGTAAATAGCCATACAATGTATTGGTTTTTTGGACCAATACATTTGGACTTGTGGTTTCCATGTAATGTCCATGTTGAAAGTCAGGCCAAGGAAAGCTTTAAGCTCAGTGATGGATGTGGGCTTCCATTTTGATTTGTAATAAGAGGAAGGATGATCAGCCAAAAATTGTTGAGCATAGATGTTAGTCTGCTCAACGATATATTCCAGGAACTGGTCAGTATTCAGCAACTGAAAAAAATCAAGAGGTGCCATATTTGCGGTCTCAACTAATAATCCGCTGCTTGCGGTAAAAGGAGGGATATTGGGTTCTTCCATATTTGGAGTAGACCATACAAGATCACACATTTCAGGTGGTACCTGAGTGTCTCTCCGAGGTACCTTTCGCCTTCTATTCTGCCGTGGCCTGGCTGCACTTTGACCGCCCTGACTGCTATGGCTGGTTGCTGCAACAGTGTCCACTGCTCTCCCTTCTCTGGCACCTGATGGCCCTTCTTCCCCCGAATCACTCTCGCTGATGGCCTTAGACTGCACCCTTCTGCGGACTTTCTGCGCTGGTCGCCTTTCAGACTCCGACATAGAGTCGCTATTGGAAATCGACTCTGAGTCATCTATTGGTAGCCACTCAGCGCCCTCAGATTCCTCCCCACTTGTGCTGCTGTTTTGCAGGAAGGCGCATGCCTCTTCTGCCGAGTAAAACTGTTTGGTCATTTTAGTATCGGGTTTGGGAAAGGTAgatgggtttttttgtttgttggtgtttttagataggtaggtaggtaggtaggtaggtagggcaaTCTATACCCCAGAAAAGTAAAGTAAACCCCAGAAAAGTTTTAAAAAAGGTAGGTAggtttttttttgtgctttttttttttaggtaggtaggtagggcaaTCTATACCCCAGAAACGTAAAGTAAACCCcagaaaagtttttaaaaaggtaGGGGTTttttaggtataggtaggtagggcaaaatatatacgtatatatacgtATAACCTATATATACACGTTAAACTGAGGTAAACCCCAGAAAAGTTTTAAAAAGGTGGGTAGAAGGGCTTAGCTTAGGGATAAGCTGGCAGGGTATGGGAgatacaggcagggccggccttaggtttcacagcgccctgagcgaaccagattttggtgccccccccccccccattcatcctcttcgcgtgtgagcgcaccacacacatacactaatggggggggcttagtagtgtgtaggtagataggtaggtgcccccagtacaggttagataggtaggtacctgcaacataggttagataggtagctgccccagtatagattagataggtagatgcccccagtatagattagataggtagctgcccccagtataggttagataggtaggtgcccccagtatagattagataagtagctgccccccagtatagattagataggtaggtgccccccgtatagattagataggtaactgcccccagtgtagattagataggtagctgccccccagtataggttagataggtagctgccccccagtataggtaggtgcccccagtattggctatataggtagccgcccccagtataggttagataggtagctgccccccagtataggttagataggtagctgccccccagtataggtaagtgcccccagtattggctatataggtagccacccccagtataggttagataggtagctgccccccagtataggttagataggtaggtgccctccagtataggttagataggtagctgcccccagtatatattagatagctgcccccagtataggttagataggtagctgcccccagtataggttagataggtaggtgccccccagtataggttagataggtagctgcccccagtataggttagataggtagctgcccccagtatagattagataggtagctgcccccagtataggttaggtaggtaggtgccccctagtataggtaggtgcccccagtattggctatataggtagccgcccccagtataggttagataggtagctgccccccagtataggttaggtaggtaggtgctccccagtataggtaggtgcccccagtattggctatataggtagccgcccccagtataggttagataggtagctgccccccagcgtaggttagattaggtaggtgccccccagtataggttagataggtagctgcccccagtataggttagataggtagctgcccccagtataaggtaggtaggtaggtatgtgccccccccgcatagtggaggggggagccgcggggagggcagcccgacctctccctcccttcctctccgggccatcctctgtgctcccccctccgatgcagactgcagcagaaagaactcacctccctggttccgatcgccggcgcctctcacttgccgctggtctactctcttctacatagtttaccgatacacactaaacttcctgttaagcaggaagtttagtgtgcatcagtaactaatgtagaagataccagcggcaagtgagaggcgccggcgatcggaaccagggaggtgagttctttctgctgcagtctgcatcggaggagggagcacagaggaggaagggagggagaggtcgggctgccctccccgcggctcccccctccatcacggcgcacgcacatcacccccagcagcggcaccagggggcggagcgggaGTACCCAGCCGGGGCCGCAGCGGCAGCATCGATATTAAAACACGCAGCCAGGGgagaggagcgccccctggaagccggcgccctgagcgatcgcaccggtcgctcaggtcaaaggccggccctggatacAGGGTTAATGGCCTAGGTATGGGGTATAAAACTATATAATTTAAtcaataaaacactttaaagggacacttaagtcaaacaaaaaaaatgagttttactcacctggggcttccaatagccccctgcagctgtccggtaccctcgccgcctccctccaatcctcctggccccaccggcagccacttcctgtttcggtgacaggagctgacaggctggggacgcgagtgattcttcgcgttcctggccacaatagcgccatctatgctgctatagcatatatcatataccatatagcagcatagagggtgctaatgtgtctgggaacgcgaataatcactcacgtccccagcctgtcagctcctgtcaccgaaacaggaagtggctgccgccgGGGCcaagaggatcggagggagacggcgagggcaccggacagctgcagggggctattggaagccccaggtgagtaaaactcattttttttgtttgacttaagtgtccctttaagctcacGATCAGCAGATCAGCAGCTCCTGTCACATCAGAATCCCCTCAGAGACAGAATGACAGGTTTCTGAGGTGACAGAgctactgtaaataaatgtttgtaaacattttattaagATTATAAGAATGATATCTGCTATTGGTTATAGCAGCCATCATTCACATTTcaagcattttgattggcttatggGAACCCATTCCCACTCACCAATCACTGGGCAAAAAGAGACACTAGGGGGCGTGCTAGGCTCAGGCTTCATTGATAGATCATAGCTTCAATGAATGAAGCAGTGATCTATCATATATTAACTTTTATTAACTTTATTGATTGGTTGTAGGAATGTATATTCCTACATACCAATCATTCCTACAAGCGAAATCCGCGTGATCGCGCGCGTACACGCGCGCGATCGTGCACTGCACCCGAAAAACCATctgttgtttacattttttaatgaatGATCACAGCTGCGAGGTGCAGCGGTGATCATTCATATATAGAACATTTGGATTGGTTATAGGAACGTTTGTTCCTATACTCCAATCCATACACCACCGGCGGGTAACGCCGGCTCGTgcacgcgcgcgtgcgcgcgcccgGGAAGCCCTGACAGCCGGCAGTCTCATAATCACGTCGCCTGGCTTTCACAGGCATATGCCAGCGACGTGATTCTACTGTATGTGGGACATGAAAAggttaataaatattttcttttggTAAGAAAATAGTGTTCATTTGGGTAATGAACAGGGCACCATATGGTATGGATTTTTGGGTACTTGTAGTTCTTCTTAGGTTTTGGATGGGTTTATTATAGTttatttttgtaaggtttttataatgtcagataaagttcagatgttttagattatttgtctgtgtttgttttgtaaataataatctgttttattagtaaggttacaaaaaaaagtttttaaattcTAAGAAATAGTTTGGGTTTAGTTTAGTTGTAGAAAGGAAAAATCCCTagacaaagtttgttttgttctcatgagatgagaattatagaattattgataaatattagttattgataaaaatagtgttgataaatttgaaaaatatataaattataatttatctagatacgaattgtctattggtacggcaatatcttatatttgtatttgacacatagatttaatagagggccaataaattatagtataaaactgaaa
It includes:
- the LOC137526123 gene encoding piggyBac transposable element-derived protein 4-like, producing MTKQFYSAEEACAFLQNSSTSGEESEGAEWLPIDDSESISNSDSMSESERRPAQKVRRRVQSKAISESDSGEEGPSGAREGRAVDTVAATSHSSQGGQSAARPRQNRRRKVPRRDTQVPPEMCDLVWSTPNMEEPNIPPFTASSGLLVETANMAPLDFFQLLNTDQFLEYIVEQTNIYAQQFLADHPSSYYKSKWKPTSITELKAFLGLTFNMDITWKPQVQMYWSKKPIHCMAIYRATMTRGRYQMLMRFLHFNNNDNDLPSDDPDRDRLFKIWPLLNHLNKKFCEVYMPEQNISVDESLVPFHGRLAIKQYIPSKRARYGVKLYKVCESRTGYTYAFNVYEGKDSLLEPAGCPSYLGTTGKIVVDLLNPFLHKGYHLYVDNFYTSVPLFKFLYASETPACGTVRPNRKAMPQQVLHKKLQKGESFSLRSNELLALKYRDKRDVLMLSTIHTEATVTTVSQGETQKKPVAIAEYSKYMGGVDLSDQVLAPYAVHRKTKAWYKKVGIHLLQMTLYNAFVIYKESGNADTYIKFQEDVVSALIGEPANTAHPTDSLECEDVVKEVNRSLMDFMGEFHPYLVVIQDAHKILKDRDRPLPQY